Proteins encoded within one genomic window of Nilaparvata lugens isolate BPH chromosome 11, ASM1435652v1, whole genome shotgun sequence:
- the LOC111052791 gene encoding checkpoint protein HUS1, with the protein MKFRAKIVEPMCMRQFSSIVLTLCKLSKESVLKLTSNKLLFIISEDNAVPRRTMAWCVMDRKNFFNEYTIDGQGDENEINLQLSMELLASSVNTFKAVDSVKSVKLKLTDKITPCLTFEIELITSIGHSRLCVHDVPVNVITRAHAEDYAQQPPTHNYDISIEMPNLRKLRTIIDRLKKLDHYVVVSAQGSGHMCFKVETHKATVSTFFTGLNVDNCSNDLDDVSNVRVDIRKLSHFLVCEQIHPDKVTCHILNGHLIHQHLKQYDVEINYYLMAVDE; encoded by the exons atgaaatttcgTGCAAAAATAGTGGAGCCTATGTGTATGAGACAGTTTTCAA GTATTGTTCTTACCCTCTGCAAACTGTCAAAGGAGTCTGTTCTCAAGCTCACTTCAAACAAACTGCTTTTCATTATCTCTGAAGATAATGCAGTTCCTAGAAGAACAATGGCATGGTGTGTTATGGATAGAAAAAACTTCTTCAATGAATACACCATTGATGGCCAAGGCGATGAGAATGAAATAAATCTTCAGTTGTCCATGG AACTACTTGCCAGCTCTGTAAACACATTCAAAGCTGTCGACTCAGTAAAATCCGTCAAACTGAAGTTGACTGATAAGATTACTCCATGCCTTACATTCGAAATAGAATTG ATCACGTCTATAGGACACAGCAGACTGTGCGTGCATGATGTTCCAGTGAATGTGATAACTAGAGCTCATGCCGAAGACTACGCTCAACAACCACCTACACATAACTATGAC ATAAGTATAGAAATGCCGAATCTCAGGAAACTTCGAACCATAATTGACCGCTTAAAAAAGTTGGATCATTATGTGGTGGTGAGTGCTCAAGGATCGGGTCACATGTGTTTCAAGGTTGAGACTCACAAAGCTACTGTATCAACATTCTTCACTGGCTTAAACGTTGACAATTGCTCCA ACGACTTGGATGACGTTTCAAATGTTCGCGTCGACATCAGGAAGCTGTCGCATTTTTTGGTCTGCGAACAAATCCATCCCGATAAAGTGACCTGTCACATCCTCAACGGACATCTTATTCACCAGCACCTGAAACAGTACGATGTTGAAATCAACTATTATTTGATGGCTGTTGATGAGTGA